The Triticum aestivum cultivar Chinese Spring chromosome 3A, IWGSC CS RefSeq v2.1, whole genome shotgun sequence genome includes a region encoding these proteins:
- the LOC123059847 gene encoding alpha-1,3-arabinosyltransferase XAT3, with protein sequence MVTDKKIISLTVKVGLVLFAVCILAPISLMVLFRHAVPLQTLRLLFSAGPTSSVMWEEEKMDSANKGELLCECDMSSLRSDVCELKGDVRVILSNVTIIALLHPSVSVRRRSWRMKPHARKNDGHTLANVTEVLVSVTPSSPYAPGCTAESAAPAVVFSVGGYAGNMFHDFTDVLIPLFITASRFRSDAHLLVSDAPPWWLDKYRPLLRGLSRHAVIDMDRQSAEVLCYPHVVVGLSFHKEMSIDTAKTLGGHYSMAGFAHLARRSYGLERDTAIRLLHGSDNIESPRRPRLLIISRKTTRAFTNMGAVAQAAAMLGYEVIVGEAEQHSDLPAFARLVNSCDVLVGVHGAGLTNLVFLPPGAVVVQVVPLGGLEAMARDDFGEPAGDMGLSYVQYRIAVGESTLAELYPRDHRVLRDLALRSEYLVGQNVTLDVARFSGALSRALELLHH encoded by the exons ATGGTGACTGATAAGAAAATAATCAGTCTTACTGTCAAGGTTGGATTGGTGCTGTTTGCAGTATGCATTCTTGCGCCGATTTCGCTCATGGTGCTATTCAGGCATGCAGTTCCTCTGCAGACAT TGAGGTTGCTGTTTTCAGCTGGTCCAACATCTTCAGTGATGTGGGAAGAAGAAAAGATGGACTCTGCAAACAAAGGGGAGCTGCTGTGTGAGTGTGACATGTCGAGCCTAAGATCAGATGTATGCGAGCTGAAGGGCGATGTCCGGGTAATCCTCTCCAACGTCACCATCATTGCCCTCCTCCATCCCTCTGTCTCTGTGAGGCGCCGGTCATGGAGGATGAAGCCGCACGCGAGGAAGAATGATGGCCACACGCTCGCCAATGTCACAGAGGTGTTGGTGTCGGTCACCCCTTCATCACCTTACGCTCCGGGATGCACGGCCGAGAGTGCCGCCCCTGCGGTGGTCTTCTCAGTCGGCGGCTACGCAGGCAACATGTTCCATGACTTCACCGACGTACTCATCCCGCTCTTCATCACCGCCAGCCGGTTCCGCAGCGACGCGCACCTCCTTGTCAGCGACGCCCCACCGTGGTGGCTTGACAAGTACCGACCGCTGCTCCGGGGGCTCTCCCGCCACGCTGTCATTGACATGGACAGGCAAAGCGCAGAAGTGCTCTGCTACCCTCATGTGGTCGTCGGCCTCAGCTTCCACAAGGAGATGAGTATCGACACCGCGAAGACTCTCGGTGGGCACTACTCCATGGCCGGCTTTGCCCACCTTGCCCGGAGATCCTATGGCCTCGAGAGGGATACTGCCATCCGGCTGCTACATGGCAGTGACAATATCGAGAGCCCGCGACGCCCCAGGCTGCTCATCATTTCCCGGAAGACAACCAGGGCGTTCACCAACATGGGGGCTGTTGCACAGGCGGCAGCCATGCTTGGCTACGAGGTGATCGTCGGCGAGGCGGAGCAGCACTCGGACCTGCCCGCCTTTGCACGGCTGGTGAACTCGTGCGACGTGCTGGTGGGCGTTCATGGTGCTGGGCTCACCAACCTGGTGTTCCTCCCGCCAGGGGCTGTGGTGGTACAGGTGGTGCCGCTGGGTGGGCTGGAGGCCATGGCGAGGGACGACTTCGGGGAGCCGGCTGGCGACATGGGGCTCAGTTACGTGCAGTACCGCATCGCCGTCGGGGAGAGCACACTGGCGGAGCTGTACCCACGTGACCACCGTGTGCTGAGGGACCTGGCGCTCCGGTCGGAGTACCTGGTCGGCCAGAACGTCACGCTCGATGTCGCTCGGTTCAGTGGCGCCTTGTCCCGTGCTCTGGAGCTTCTTCACCATTAG
- the LOC123059846 gene encoding leucine--tRNA ligase, chloroplastic/mitochondrial isoform X1 gives MALTTHPPLQLRARPPALAAAHRRRAHLPPRRARSCRSCAGADAGKAQARRAYPYDEIEPRWQAHWEERRTFRTPDIGDGLDTSRPKCYILDMFPYPSGAGLHVGHPLGYTATDILSRFKRMKGFNVLHPMGWDAFGLPAEQYAIQTGTHPKTTTARNIDCFRTQLKSLGFSYDWDREISTTEPAYYKWTQWIFLQLLKRGLAYQAEVPVNWCPALGTVLANEEVIDGVSERGGYPVIRKPMRQWMLRITSYADRLLEDLDDLDWPESIKEMQRNWIGRSEGAELEFCAVDQEGHDLGAKLTVYTTRPDTIFGATYLVVAPEHVLLPSLTSEEQRAHVEEYTEVAARKSELERTELQKEKTGVFSGSYAKNPATGEIIPIWVADYVLASYGTGAIMAVPAHDSRDHEFALKYELPIIKVVSPPNGNCDPEEAYADYGIMINSSSSSSGLNINGMLSQDAALEVTAWVESNGFGKKKVNYKLRDWLFARQRYWGEPFPVIYLDDTNEMVPLTENQLPLTLPELDDFTPTGTGEPPLTTAADWVRTTDLLTGKPARRETSTMPQWAGSCWYYLRFMDPKNSSTLVDKAKERCILLSQLIFSKRCVCNFFSISCSYWGPVDIYVGGAEHSVLHLLYARFWHKVLYDIGVVSTKEPFKCLINQGLILGEVEYTAYRDNEGKWVSADSDSSLSDCIQEKVPADKITKVGDHYVLKDDPKIRLNARAYKMSKSRGNVINPDDVVSEYGADSLRLYEMFMGPLRDSKTWSTGGIEGVHRFLGRTWRLVVGTPLPDGSYKDGTMATDVEPTFEQLRVLHKCIARVSEEIQETRFNTAISAMMEFVNAAYKWDTQPKSVIDSFVLLLAPFAPHLAEELWFRLGHSQSLAHEQFPEAKNEYLKESEIVLPVQINGKTRGTILVDKECSEDDVFQIAASDERLSKYLDGKAIRKRIYVPGRILNVILDQQKART, from the exons atGGCTCTCACGACGCACCCGCCGCTCCAGCTCCGCGCGCGCCCCCCCGCGCTCGCCGCCGCACACCGGCGCCGCGCGCACCTCCCGCCGCGCCGAGCCCGCTCCTGCCGCTCCTGCGCCGGCGCCGACGCGGGTAAGGCGCAGGCGAGGAGGGCGTACCCGTACGACGAGATCGAGCCGAGGTGGCAGGCGCACTGGGAGGAGCGCCGCACGTTCCGCACCCCGGACATTGGCGACGGCCTCGACACCTCCAGGCCCAAGTGCTACATCCTCGACATGTTCCCCTACCCCAG TGGGGCTGGGCTGCATGTTGGTCACCCCCTTGGGTACACGGCGACTGACATTTTGTCGAGATTCAAGCGTATGAAAGGCTTCAATGTCCTGCATCCGATGGGATGGGATGCGTTTGGTCTTCCCGCCGAGCAGTATGCTATCCAG ACGGGAACCCACCCCAAGACTACAACTGCACGCAACATTGACTGCTTCCGCACACAG CTTAAATCATTAGGTTTTTCATATGACTGGGATCGTGAAATCTCCACAACAGAACCAGCCTACTATAAATGGACGCAATGGATTTTTCTTCAACTACTGAAAAGAGGATTGGCTTACCAG GCTGAGGTACCGGTCAATTGGTGCCCTGCTCTTGGGACTGTTTTGGCGAATGAAGAAGTAATTGATGGTGTCAGTGAACGTGGTGGTTATCCTGTTATAAGAAAG CCAATGCGCCAGTGGATGCTGAGGATAACATCTTATGCTGATCGACTTCTTGAAGATTTGGATGATCTTGATTGGCCTGAGAGCATAAAAGAAATGCAAAGAAATTGGATAGGGAGATCGGAAGGTGCTGAGCTTGAATTTTGTGCAGTTGACCAGGAAGGACATGATCTAGGTGCAAAATTGACAGTTTATACAACAAGGCCTGACACCATTTTTGGTGCAAC ATATCTTGTTGTAGCACCTGAGCATGTTTTGTTGCCATCTCTAACATCTGAGGAACAGCGTGCGCAT GTAGAGGAATACACAGAAGTTGCAGCAAGGAAGAGTGAACTTGAGAGAACTGAACTCCAGAAGGAAAAAACTGGAGTTTTCAGTGGTTCTTATGCTAAGAACCCAGCAACCGGGGAGATAATTCCAATTTGGGTGGCAGATTATGTCTTAGCAAG CTATGGCACTGGGGCTATCATGGCGGTGCCTGCACATGATTCCCGTGACCATGAATTTGCCTTGAAATATGAACTTCCAATCATTAAGGTTGTAAGTCCACCCAATGGCAATTGTGATCCCGAGGAGGCTTATGCAGATTATGGTATCATGATAAACTCATCCAGTTCTTCATCTGGGTTAAATATCAATGGTATGCTTTCACAAGATGCTGCTTTAGAAGTTACTGCTTGGGTAGAGAGTAATGGATTTGGAAAGAAAAAG GTAAACTACAAGCTTCGAGATTGGCTTTTTGCTAGACAACGTTATTGGGGCGAACCTTTCCCTGTTATTTACCTTGATGATACGAATGAAATGGTGCCTCTTACAGAAAACCAGTTGCCTTTAACTCTTCCTGAATTGGATGACTTCACTCCTACTGGTACTGGGGAGCCCCCTTTGACCACAGCAGCAGATTGG GTTAGAACCACCGATCTTTTAACTGGGAAGCCTGCAAGAAGAGAAACAAGCACCATGCCACAATGGGCCGGTTCATGCTG GTACTATTTGAGATTCATGGATCCAAAAAATTCCAGCACATTGGTTGACAAGGCTAAAGAAAGGTGCATCCTTCTTTCACAATTGATCTTCAGTAAGAGATGTGTGTGTAACTTCTTTTCTATATCATGCAGTTATTGGGGTCCAGTAGACATCTATGTCGGTGGTGCTGAACATTCTGTCTTGCATTTGCTGTATGCAAGATTTTGGCATAAG GTTCTGTATGATATTGGTGTGGTCTCCACTAAAGAGCCCTTCAAGTGCCTGATAAATCAAGGATTAATACTGGGAGAA GTTGAGTATACTGCATATAGAGACAACGAAGGCAAATGGGTTTCTGCAGACTCAGATTCAAGTCTGAGTGATTGCATCCAAGAAAAAGTACCAGCAGATAAG ATCACAAAAGTTGGAGATCATTATGTGCTGAAGGATGATCCAAAGATACGTCTAAATGCCCGCGCATACAAAATGAGTAAAAGTCGAGGAAATGTCATCAACCCCGATGACGTGGTTTCAGAATATGGTGCCGATTCTCTCCGCTTATATGAGATGTTCATGGGACCGTTGAG AGATTCAAAAACATGGAGCACTGGTGGAATTGAAGGTGTGCATCGGTTTCTAGGTAGGACTTGGAGACTCGTGGTTGGCACACCATTACCGGATGGATCATATAAAGATGGAACTATGGCCACTGATGTCGAACCAACCTTTGAGCAGCTCCGTGTTCTTCACAAATGCATTGCAAGG GTTTCAGAGGAGATTCAGGAAACAAGGTTTAACACTGCAATTTCTGCAATGATGGAGTTTGTGAATGCCGCATACAAG TGGGACACTCAACCGAAATCTGTTATAGACTCCTTTGTTCTGTTGCTAGCACCTTTTGCACCACACTTGGCTGAGGAGCTTTGGTTTCGTCTTGGACACTCACAATCATTGGCCCATGAACAGTTTCCAGAG GCAAAGAATGAGTATTTGAAGGAATCAGAGATTGTGCTCCCCGTGCAAATCAATGGGAAGACCAGGGGTACAATCCTTGTTGACAAGGAGTGCTCCGAGGATGATGTGTTCCAAATAGCAGCCTCAGACGAGAGACTCTCCAAATATTTGGATGGGAAGGCCATAAGGAAGAGAATTTATGTGCCTGGAAGGATCTTGAATGTTATACTAGATCAACAAAAGGCAAGGACGTGA
- the LOC123059846 gene encoding leucine--tRNA ligase, chloroplastic/mitochondrial isoform X2 has protein sequence MALTTHPPLQLRARPPALAAAHRRRAHLPPRRARSCRSCAGADAGKAQARRAYPYDEIEPRWQAHWEERRTFRTPDIGDGLDTSRPKCYILDMFPYPSGAGLHVGHPLGYTATDILSRFKRMKGFNVLHPMGWDAFGLPAEQYAIQTGTHPKTTTARNIDCFRTQLKSLGFSYDWDREISTTEPAYYKWTQWIFLQLLKRGLAYQAEVPVNWCPALGTVLANEEVIDGVSERGGYPVIRKPMRQWMLRITSYADRLLEDLDDLDWPESIKEMQRNWIGRSEGAELEFCAVDQEGHDLGAKLTVYTTRPDTIFGATYLVVAPEHVLLPSLTSEEQRAHVEEYTEVAARKSELERTELQKEKTGVFSGSYAKNPATGEIIPIWVADYVLASYGTGAIMAVPAHDSRDHEFALKYELPIIKVVSPPNGNCDPEEAYADYGIMINSSSSSSGLNINGMLSQDAALEVTAWVESNGFGKKKVNYKLRDWLFARQRYWGEPFPVIYLDDTNEMVPLTENQLPLTLPELDDFTPTGTGEPPLTTAADWVRTTDLLTGKPARRETSTMPQWAGSCWYYLRFMDPKNSSTLVDKAKESYWGPVDIYVGGAEHSVLHLLYARFWHKVLYDIGVVSTKEPFKCLINQGLILGEVEYTAYRDNEGKWVSADSDSSLSDCIQEKVPADKITKVGDHYVLKDDPKIRLNARAYKMSKSRGNVINPDDVVSEYGADSLRLYEMFMGPLRDSKTWSTGGIEGVHRFLGRTWRLVVGTPLPDGSYKDGTMATDVEPTFEQLRVLHKCIARVSEEIQETRFNTAISAMMEFVNAAYKWDTQPKSVIDSFVLLLAPFAPHLAEELWFRLGHSQSLAHEQFPEAKNEYLKESEIVLPVQINGKTRGTILVDKECSEDDVFQIAASDERLSKYLDGKAIRKRIYVPGRILNVILDQQKART, from the exons atGGCTCTCACGACGCACCCGCCGCTCCAGCTCCGCGCGCGCCCCCCCGCGCTCGCCGCCGCACACCGGCGCCGCGCGCACCTCCCGCCGCGCCGAGCCCGCTCCTGCCGCTCCTGCGCCGGCGCCGACGCGGGTAAGGCGCAGGCGAGGAGGGCGTACCCGTACGACGAGATCGAGCCGAGGTGGCAGGCGCACTGGGAGGAGCGCCGCACGTTCCGCACCCCGGACATTGGCGACGGCCTCGACACCTCCAGGCCCAAGTGCTACATCCTCGACATGTTCCCCTACCCCAG TGGGGCTGGGCTGCATGTTGGTCACCCCCTTGGGTACACGGCGACTGACATTTTGTCGAGATTCAAGCGTATGAAAGGCTTCAATGTCCTGCATCCGATGGGATGGGATGCGTTTGGTCTTCCCGCCGAGCAGTATGCTATCCAG ACGGGAACCCACCCCAAGACTACAACTGCACGCAACATTGACTGCTTCCGCACACAG CTTAAATCATTAGGTTTTTCATATGACTGGGATCGTGAAATCTCCACAACAGAACCAGCCTACTATAAATGGACGCAATGGATTTTTCTTCAACTACTGAAAAGAGGATTGGCTTACCAG GCTGAGGTACCGGTCAATTGGTGCCCTGCTCTTGGGACTGTTTTGGCGAATGAAGAAGTAATTGATGGTGTCAGTGAACGTGGTGGTTATCCTGTTATAAGAAAG CCAATGCGCCAGTGGATGCTGAGGATAACATCTTATGCTGATCGACTTCTTGAAGATTTGGATGATCTTGATTGGCCTGAGAGCATAAAAGAAATGCAAAGAAATTGGATAGGGAGATCGGAAGGTGCTGAGCTTGAATTTTGTGCAGTTGACCAGGAAGGACATGATCTAGGTGCAAAATTGACAGTTTATACAACAAGGCCTGACACCATTTTTGGTGCAAC ATATCTTGTTGTAGCACCTGAGCATGTTTTGTTGCCATCTCTAACATCTGAGGAACAGCGTGCGCAT GTAGAGGAATACACAGAAGTTGCAGCAAGGAAGAGTGAACTTGAGAGAACTGAACTCCAGAAGGAAAAAACTGGAGTTTTCAGTGGTTCTTATGCTAAGAACCCAGCAACCGGGGAGATAATTCCAATTTGGGTGGCAGATTATGTCTTAGCAAG CTATGGCACTGGGGCTATCATGGCGGTGCCTGCACATGATTCCCGTGACCATGAATTTGCCTTGAAATATGAACTTCCAATCATTAAGGTTGTAAGTCCACCCAATGGCAATTGTGATCCCGAGGAGGCTTATGCAGATTATGGTATCATGATAAACTCATCCAGTTCTTCATCTGGGTTAAATATCAATGGTATGCTTTCACAAGATGCTGCTTTAGAAGTTACTGCTTGGGTAGAGAGTAATGGATTTGGAAAGAAAAAG GTAAACTACAAGCTTCGAGATTGGCTTTTTGCTAGACAACGTTATTGGGGCGAACCTTTCCCTGTTATTTACCTTGATGATACGAATGAAATGGTGCCTCTTACAGAAAACCAGTTGCCTTTAACTCTTCCTGAATTGGATGACTTCACTCCTACTGGTACTGGGGAGCCCCCTTTGACCACAGCAGCAGATTGG GTTAGAACCACCGATCTTTTAACTGGGAAGCCTGCAAGAAGAGAAACAAGCACCATGCCACAATGGGCCGGTTCATGCTG GTACTATTTGAGATTCATGGATCCAAAAAATTCCAGCACATTGGTTGACAAGGCTAAAGAAAG TTATTGGGGTCCAGTAGACATCTATGTCGGTGGTGCTGAACATTCTGTCTTGCATTTGCTGTATGCAAGATTTTGGCATAAG GTTCTGTATGATATTGGTGTGGTCTCCACTAAAGAGCCCTTCAAGTGCCTGATAAATCAAGGATTAATACTGGGAGAA GTTGAGTATACTGCATATAGAGACAACGAAGGCAAATGGGTTTCTGCAGACTCAGATTCAAGTCTGAGTGATTGCATCCAAGAAAAAGTACCAGCAGATAAG ATCACAAAAGTTGGAGATCATTATGTGCTGAAGGATGATCCAAAGATACGTCTAAATGCCCGCGCATACAAAATGAGTAAAAGTCGAGGAAATGTCATCAACCCCGATGACGTGGTTTCAGAATATGGTGCCGATTCTCTCCGCTTATATGAGATGTTCATGGGACCGTTGAG AGATTCAAAAACATGGAGCACTGGTGGAATTGAAGGTGTGCATCGGTTTCTAGGTAGGACTTGGAGACTCGTGGTTGGCACACCATTACCGGATGGATCATATAAAGATGGAACTATGGCCACTGATGTCGAACCAACCTTTGAGCAGCTCCGTGTTCTTCACAAATGCATTGCAAGG GTTTCAGAGGAGATTCAGGAAACAAGGTTTAACACTGCAATTTCTGCAATGATGGAGTTTGTGAATGCCGCATACAAG TGGGACACTCAACCGAAATCTGTTATAGACTCCTTTGTTCTGTTGCTAGCACCTTTTGCACCACACTTGGCTGAGGAGCTTTGGTTTCGTCTTGGACACTCACAATCATTGGCCCATGAACAGTTTCCAGAG GCAAAGAATGAGTATTTGAAGGAATCAGAGATTGTGCTCCCCGTGCAAATCAATGGGAAGACCAGGGGTACAATCCTTGTTGACAAGGAGTGCTCCGAGGATGATGTGTTCCAAATAGCAGCCTCAGACGAGAGACTCTCCAAATATTTGGATGGGAAGGCCATAAGGAAGAGAATTTATGTGCCTGGAAGGATCTTGAATGTTATACTAGATCAACAAAAGGCAAGGACGTGA